GCTAAATCTCGAGCATTCAAAAGGATTTAATCCTCATCCCAAAGTTCATTTTGCACCGCCACTTCCCCTATTTACATCTTCAATGGGAGAATATGTAGATGTTGAAACAAGAGAAGATTTTAATGAAAAAGAGTTACAAAAAAGATTAAATAATTCACTGCCGGATAATCTTCAAATCATAAAAGCGGAAAAGCTGGAAGAAAATGCAAAAAGCCTGGGAAAATCTTTGGACAGTGCCATATATAATATAATATTTACATTTGACGATATCAATAATATATCAGCTGAGGAAATAAGTGATTTTATTGTAAAAAGCGATGAATTAAATATTACTAAGAAAAATAAAAAAGGCAGGACAGTGACAAAGAATATAAAACCAAGTATATTTAATTTTAAATGTGAGATAAGCGGAAATAATCTAATTATAAATACAAAATTATCCCTAAGAACAGATGAAATATTATCTCCGACAAATGTCATCAATATTCTAAGGGAAAACTTTGCAGAATTAAATAATGCAAAAAAAGTAAAGTTAGAAAAAAAAGATACATTACTGTTTTCAAACTAAAATATGTATGATATAATATTTTAAATGTGTAATGAAAAACAATTAAAAGTTAACAAATTTATTGGAGGTATATTATGATTTCAGCAGGCGATTTTAGAAATGGTGTAACATTTGAAATGGACAACGATGTTTATACGATCGTACAATTTCAGCATGTAAAACCGGGAAAAGGAAGCGCTTTTGTAAGAGCAAAGATTAAAAATATAAAAACAGGATCAACGGTAGAAAGAACTTTCTCACCAAATGAAAAGTTTTCTAAAGCAGATATTTCGACAAAAGAAATGCAGTATCTATACAATGACGGAGAACTTTACTACTTCATGGACGGTGAAACTTATGACCAAATCCCACTTAACTATGACCAGGTAGCAGACGCTATAGTTTACTTAAAGGAAAATGATAATGCCACAATCAGATTCCATTCCGGAGAAGCTTTCAGCGTAGCACCTCCATTATTTGTTGAATTAGAAATAACAGAAACAGAACCGGGATTCAAAGGCGATACAGCACAGGGAGCTACAAAACCCGCAACGGTAGAAACAGGAGCACAAGTTAACGTACCTCTATTCGTTGAAGAAGGTGATGTAATCAGAATCGATACAAGAACCGGTGAATATATGGAAAGAGTTAAATAAATATTTTTATAAGACCGTTTATGCGGTCTTTTTTTATTTATTTAAAATCTAATTTTTAGGAATGATTATTAATGTCAATTAAAAAGGTTACATTTACCAATTAAGTGTGTTATAATATGTTATACGAGATGACCATATAGGAGGTAAATAATTATGGGTAAATTAGACGGAACAAAAACACTTGAAAACTTAAAAACTGCTTTTGGCGGAGAAAGTGAAGCTAGAAATAAATACACATATTACGCTAGCAAAGCTAAAAAAGAAGGGTATAATCAAATTGCTGAATTCTTTGAAGAAACAGCTAACAATGAAAAAGAACATGCTAAACTTTGGTTCAAATTAATTCATGGTATCGGAACTACAGAAGAAAATCTTATTGATGCAGCTGCAGGTGAAAACTATGAATGGACAGAAATGTACGCAACATTCGCTAAAGAAGCAAGAGAAGAAGGTTTAGACGATATCGCAGAAGCTTTTGAAGGGGTTCTTAAGATAGAAAAAACTCATGAAGAAAGATATAATGCTTTACTTAAAAATGTAAAAGAAAACAAAGTATTCGCTAAAGACGAAGAAGTTATTTGGGAATGCGGTAACTGCGGACATTTAGTAGTTGCTAAAGACGCACCTAAAGTTTGTCCTGTTTGTAAACATCCTCAAGCTTATTTCTTTATCAAAAAACAAAATTATTAATAAACTGTTCGTAAAAAAAGAATAGCTGAAGCTATTTCTTTTTTTTATTTGATATAAAACAAAAAGAGTGCATCAGCACTTCTTTTAAATTACAATTATTTTCTTTTTAAAGTTATAATTGCTTCCCTATCATTTAATTTAACATTATTTCCATCATTTTTAGTATAAATTATATTATCGCATAATGTTTCTTTTTTAAGATAAGCTTCAAACTCTTCAATAGAACCCTTGATTACATCATCACAATCAATAGTTATATCTATTCTATCGGTAACTTCATAATCATTATTTTTTCTCATTTGTTGAACTTTAGAAATCACTTCTCTTACATAACCTTCTTTTATTAAGTCATCATCTAAATTTGTATCTAAAATAACAAACAAGTCATCTTCTTTTTGAACATTAAAGCCTTCTTTTGCGTCTGTTCTTACTTCAACCCATTCCTGTTTTAATGTAAGAGGACCTTCAGGCGTATTTAAAGTAACTTCTCCGCTCTTTTCAAGCTCATCTATGGTTTTCTTCGCATCACAGTTATTTAAAGCCGCAACGGCTCTCTTAACGTCTTTGCCTAGAATCTTACCTGCAACTTTAAAGTCAAGCTTCAATATAAAATTCATATATTCTTCCAAGTTATCAGGGAAAGTAACTATTTTAACATTAAGTTCTTCTTTTATTAAATCTATTAAATTACCTATGATATTCTTATCTGCACCGTAAACCAAAATATCTTTAACAGGCTGCCTTACTTTTATATTGGCTTCTTCCCTTGCACTTCTTCCCAAAGATACCAAAGTCCTTACCAAGTCCATTTTGAACTCTGTTTTTTCATCTATTAAATCTTCGTTTACTTCAGGATATCTTTCTATATGAACTGATTCCTTACCCGTCAATTTCCTGAATATTTCTTCAGAAATAAACGGAGCAAAAGGTGCTATCAATTTACATAGACCTATCAA
The DNA window shown above is from Anaerofustis stercorihominis DSM 17244 and carries:
- the efp gene encoding elongation factor P, which produces MISAGDFRNGVTFEMDNDVYTIVQFQHVKPGKGSAFVRAKIKNIKTGSTVERTFSPNEKFSKADISTKEMQYLYNDGELYYFMDGETYDQIPLNYDQVADAIVYLKENDNATIRFHSGEAFSVAPPLFVELEITETEPGFKGDTAQGATKPATVETGAQVNVPLFVEEGDVIRIDTRTGEYMERVK
- a CDS encoding TIGR03936 family radical SAM-associated protein, with translation MKYRLKYVKKDNLIFISHLDILKVLQRAFRRAGLNLEHSKGFNPHPKVHFAPPLPLFTSSMGEYVDVETREDFNEKELQKRLNNSLPDNLQIIKAEKLEENAKSLGKSLDSAIYNIIFTFDDINNISAEEISDFIVKSDELNITKKNKKGRTVTKNIKPSIFNFKCEISGNNLIINTKLSLRTDEILSPTNVINILRENFAELNNAKKVKLEKKDTLLFSN
- the rbr gene encoding rubrerythrin, which gives rise to MGKLDGTKTLENLKTAFGGESEARNKYTYYASKAKKEGYNQIAEFFEETANNEKEHAKLWFKLIHGIGTTEENLIDAAAGENYEWTEMYATFAKEAREEGLDDIAEAFEGVLKIEKTHEERYNALLKNVKENKVFAKDEEVIWECGNCGHLVVAKDAPKVCPVCKHPQAYFFIKKQNY